ATTGGGGACGGAACGGTTATTTATGTTGGTTGGGATAATGGTTATGGAAACTATATTAAAATTAGGCATCCCAATAACTATATCACAGCTTATGGGCACCTTTCTCGTTTTGCCACAGGATTAAAAAATGGCCAAAAGGTAAAACAGGGCGAGATAATAGGTTATGTTGGAGCTACCGGATTAGCTACTGGATCGCATTTAGATTTTTCCATTAGTAAAAATGGAGAAAAGGTAGATTTCTTAAAAATCAAACTTCCCGCTGCTTTTTCAATTGATCCCCAGTATAAGGCTCAATTCAAAGAAGCAAAGGATAGATTGCTTAATGATTTAGAAAAAAATAGAGGATTAGATTTAACCCTGGGATCAGATAATCTACGATCCATTAACTTAGAAAAGGAATGATCAGAAAAACAAAAAATTACCGATTTCCTCCCATCATTAATCTTCCCTGACCTTTTTGCCATGGCCTGATTTCCATTGCCCTAAAATTATTATCATTTATTAATTTACCAATAAGCTTTATTTTTATACCTATTACAGGAGTAATTTTCCCTTTCCATATTACTTTGTTAGCTTCGATTTCCCATCGATTATTTTCTAAGTCCTCAAGAATAAAATTATTTTCAGGAAGCCCTATTTTTATGATTGTCCCCGCTAAAAGTCCTCTTTTAGGTTGCATCCATTGTTCTTCGCAAGAATAAACCAGTTGGTTGTAATAGGGGAGTTTTGCCGAAAAGATTTTTTGTAAATTTTCGCTAAAACCATTAAAATAGAGACCGGTTCCTAAAACGATGCTAATGATCAAACTGATTAAAAGGATTGATATAAATTTGAATCGATAGCCTCTCTTAGTGTGAAAGAAATTATAGTAAGCCACTCCGGTAAAGAGGGCTAAAAATATTAACCAAAGGTAAGGCAAGCTTATAAAAACAGTTTTTACAAAACTGTCTCCCATATAGTGATAAATGTCCCAATCAAGTTGTTTGATGATAAATAGAATCATGCTAAAGGCAAAGCTTCCCAAAATGATAGAAATTCCGAATATCGACCAGATAAAATAATTTTTTGTGATAAAATACCAGCGCGGCTTAGGTTTAATATTATCATCTTTTATTTTTTTAAAAACTTCATTGCTTATATTTTTTATCATTGTAAAAAGTGATGCCCTCCTTTTTTAACTCCTGTTTAAGGTATTTTTTGGCTCGATTTATCAGAGTAGCTATAGTACCCATCGGTTTATGTAAAATATCGCTTATTTCCCGATAATCCTTTCCTTCCACAAATTTTAAAATCAATACGTCTTTATATTTTAAAGATAGTTGGTTGATTATGGTTAAAATTTTATTATAAGTTAACTTTTGAAGGTTTATATTTTCTACATCTATAGTAGATTCCAATATACTATTTAAATCTTTATCTTCCCAAGAAGTTGTTTGAGGGCGTACCGTTTTCTTTCTGTAAGCACTAATAGTAATATTATGGGCAATGCTATATATCCAGTTAGAAAATTTAAAATTTAAATCAAAATCGTTTAAATTTTGATAAGCTTTGATAAATACTTCCTGAAGAATATCTTCGCCATCTTCCCTGCTTATATTTGATATTTTTAAAATATAGTTAAGGAGCTTGGCTTCATAGCGTTTCATTATATATAGATAATATTCCTGATTTTTTAAAGTCAGGGCTACTATTTGTTCATCAGTCTTATTAGTACACTCTGAAGCGATAATCATAATTTTTAATTCTTTCTATTTTTTAAAACTTTTTGATGTTATTTTCCTTTTCTCTTGAATATAGATAGGTAATATTTTAAATGCCAGAGAGTATGAAATAACCCTAATAGAGCCATAACGACAGAAAACTCCACATGCCAGAATAAGAAATTAAAATCAATAGACTTAAACCAATTGTAATCTCTAATAAATACCAGGATCATTCCCATTCCTGCTGAACCTAAAAAACTGATTAACAAGAAGATATTCCAAAATTTCTTTTCCCTGCATAAATTTATCTCGAATTTTCGAGCCAGTAATTTAGTGCAAAAATATATAAGCAAAGATACCAAAAATATTTCTAAAAAGTTATAATCAGGTAGAGGTCTCCTTTCGGTAGGCAGAGAGCCGTAAAAAGTTTTTTGATTAGAAGCTGCTTCGGCAACGAAAAAACTTCCTGTAACTTTCTGGTCAGCATTTTTAAGATATTCAGTATCGGTTTTCGTATTTTCTTCGATGTTTTCTTCGTAAAAAATTATATTGGTATCACGGTCTTCCGGGGATGGTTGAGAACGGTCACAAATACCATCTTTGTCCATATCGATATACCTTTTGCAGTCTCCCGGATAAGGGTCATCTTTCAAACTATACGGACAGTTATCCCAGGCGTAGATGAACATTGAACTAAAAAGCATTAGAATAAAGACTATTATAGATAAGGTAATATATTTTGCAAATCTTTTCTTCATATTTTTTTCTCATTTATAATTTATTATAATCTTTTAAATAGAGCATGGGAAATTTATTTATTCTAAGCTCTACTTTTATAATACGCTAGCCAGTGTAATTTTCTTTCAAAGGTTTCACGAAAGCGCTAGTCATTTTGGGAAACTTTTAAATTATTTCCTTTAAGTAACATGCAATACTCAGATATACGTAATCATGGATAATGTTGACAAAAATAGTCATAAATAATATAATTTATCATCATAGGTAAAATAGTAAAGGGGTAAAGAGAATGAAATTATCAACTCGAGGAAGGTACGCGCTTCGAGCTATGATAGATTTAGCTCAAATTCAATGTAATCACTCGGAACCAGTTTCTTTAAGAGATGTATCTTTAAGACAGGGCATTTCTTTACAATATTTAGAGCAATTATTTAATAAATTAAAGAAGGCAGATTTAGTAAAAAGTACCAGGGGAGCAGGAGGAGGATATCTTTTAGCTAAAGAAATTGAAAAGATAAGTGCCGGTAATGTAATTAGAGCAGTAGAAGGTCCGATAGTTTTAGTTGATTGTATTTTAGCCGGCAAAAAAATTAGTAAGAGTAGCCTAAAAAAATGTAAAAAAATTGAAGATTGTACTATAAAGTTATTACTGGAAGAAGTAACTCAGAAAATAAACCAAACCTTAGATGCGACTTCTTTGAAAGATTTATGTAAAATAACCCAAAAAATAAAAGAAGGGCAAGCATATGAAAGATAAGATAAAAGCAGTTGCTTTGTTTTCTGGTGGCTTAGATAGCATTTTAGCCATAAAACTTATCAAGCAACAGGGAATAGAAGTAATAGGTGTTAATTTTAAGACTCCCTTCTTTGGTTTGGACGAAATTTTTTTATTAGCAAAAGATTTAGAAATAAATTTAGAAATAATAGATATTACCGAAGAACTTCTAAAAATTTTAAAAAAGCCCAAGCATGGATTCGGAAAGAATATGAATCCTTGTATCGACTGTCATACTCTTATGTTTAAAAAAGCGGGAGAATACATGAACCAGATAGGAGCTTCTTTTATCTTAAGCGGAGAAGTATTGGGAGAAAGGCCGATGTCTCAGAACAGAAATAGCTTAGATTTAATTGAGAGAGAATCAGGGTTTGAAGGTAAAATTCTTCGTCCGTTATCAGCTTTATTGTTAGCGGAGACTATTCCTGAACAAGAGAAGCTGGTGGACAGAAATAAATTATTGGACATTTTTGGTAGATCGAGAAAAAAACA
This sequence is a window from Candidatus Atribacteria bacterium. Protein-coding genes within it:
- a CDS encoding RNA polymerase sigma factor, translated to MIIASECTNKTDEQIVALTLKNQEYYLYIMKRYEAKLLNYILKISNISREDGEDILQEVFIKAYQNLNDFDLNFKFSNWIYSIAHNITISAYRKKTVRPQTTSWEDKDLNSILESTIDVENINLQKLTYNKILTIINQLSLKYKDVLILKFVEGKDYREISDILHKPMGTIATLINRAKKYLKQELKKEGITFYNDKKYKQ
- a CDS encoding Rrf2 family transcriptional regulator; translation: MKLSTRGRYALRAMIDLAQIQCNHSEPVSLRDVSLRQGISLQYLEQLFNKLKKADLVKSTRGAGGGYLLAKEIEKISAGNVIRAVEGPIVLVDCILAGKKISKSSLKKCKKIEDCTIKLLLEEVTQKINQTLDATSLKDLCKITQKIKEGQAYER
- a CDS encoding DUF814 domain-containing protein, with the translated sequence MKDKIKAVALFSGGLDSILAIKLIKQQGIEVIGVNFKTPFFGLDEIFLLAKDLEINLEIIDITEELLKILKKPKHGFGKNMNPCIDCHTLMFKKAGEYMNQIGASFILSGEVLGERPMSQNRNSLDLIERESGFEGKILRPLSALLLAETIPEQEKLVDRNKLLDIFGRSRKKQIELAAEMEIKDYPSPAGGCKLTEPAFSKRLRDLFTQENYSLEEIELLKLGRHFRLSKDMKLVVGRNKEENEKLQNFYRDEDLLFKAKNLKGPVSLLKRGGYKIDNELMVRSCRITARYCDKNEEENKEVNINCYSKSREFVKTIKVEPLIEDKLEILRVEG